One window of the Solanum stenotomum isolate F172 chromosome 11, ASM1918654v1, whole genome shotgun sequence genome contains the following:
- the LOC125844690 gene encoding putative metallophosphoesterase At3g03305: MGILKLCIFSLILLKFHYISAEFFKRDVMEVEKGPEDVAWVVQLSDLHFSVHHPERALSFEKIVGPVLSMINPSLVFITGDLTDGKSKDLLTMKQDEEEWLEYQKVLDNVIKKSGLKKNVFYDLRGNHDIFGVPAIGGSFDFYSKYSINGQLKRSGLVNSVTIQTGERSIQFVGFDSITSLGLRGPTNLFGHPTDQLLDEISSELSVLDSQPAKPVIKIAYGHFPLSFSAASQSGRTLKETFLTHNLSAYLCGHLHTKFGKNLKRHHESNQHPLYSKHLLQLNGHGSLPNNSKTCSDEATEFKEFWEWEMGDWRKSRAMRILSIDRGWMSFVDVDFKLGAKNVIILPTFPLDSRFTLERSFHKCKMESLNLNSIRALVFSSSPVVSVVARIYDSRPGNLITVLETPMKRNEDSTSRGNLYICPWNFNAFEDPSPDRFLLQIEAVDIEGRSTLTELRPFSVGGLRARLSWNWKEFMVMGCQWEALYFPILWLFYLLTLPILVFPKAIFVFLRKQYTYKSLVGNRKLVTCVAWILSELYNLPLVWFSIIVYLFYLILCPWLSGQVFTEGGERGYMTYRGWVLRFNEREKLDFHGFPDIMVVVLPHLYFVVLPTIIVIGALVAERAVFQDHLRALSAKKEDDYLVKNNVSAPTSGRNKTLTLLHRRWIRKMLLLISLAICWKHFLNCRALIKAYVMNPFLHFPVYSMSIPLLLTYTIYKTSRAE; encoded by the exons atGGGTATTTTAAAACTATGTATTTTCTCCTTAATCTTGCTGAAATTTCATTACATTTCAGCTGAATTTTTCAAAAGAGATGTAATGGAAGTGGAAAAAGGACCGGAAGATGTAGCTTGGGTGGTTCAGTTATCTGATCTCCATTTCAGTGTTCATCATCCTGAACGTGCTCTTAGCTTCGAAAAAATTGTGGGTCCTGTTCTTTCTATGATCAATCCTTCATTGGTCTTCATTACTGGTGATCTTACTG ATGGAAAGAGCAAGGATTTACTAACAATGAAGCAAGATGAAGAGGAGTGGTTGGAATACCAGAAAGTCCTGGACAATGTCATTAAAAAGAGTGGACTGAAGAAAAATGTGTTTTATGATCTCCGAGGAAATCATGATATTTTTGGTGTACCAGCCATTGGTGGTTCATTTGATTTTTACTCGAAGTATAGCATTAATGGGCAGCTAAAACGAAGTGGACTGGTCAATAGTGTCACTATTCAG ACTGGTGAACGCAGTATTCAGTTCGTCGGGTTTGACAGCATTACGTCTTTAGGTCTGCGGGGCCCAACCAATCTATTTGGTCATCCCACTGATCAACTATTAGATGAAATAAGCTCTGAGCTCTCAGTACTAGATTCTCAACCCGCCAAACCTGTTATCAAGATTGCTTATGGGCATTTCCCACTTTCATTTTCTGCAGCATCACAATCTGGAAGAACCCTGAAAGAGACATTTCTGACACATAATTTGTCAGCTTACTTATGTGGGCATTTGCATACAAAGTTTGGTAAGAATTTAAAGAGGCATCATGAGTCAAATCAACATCCATTGTACTCTAAACATCTTCTCCAGTTGAATGGACATGGATCACTTCCAAATAATTCAAAAACTTGTTCAGATGAGGCTACTGAATTTAAAGAGTTCTGGGAGTGGGAAATGGGCGACTGGAGGAAAAGTAGAGCAATGCGCATATTGTCCATTGATAGAGGATGGATGTCTTTTGTTGATGTTGACTTCAAGTTGGGAGCTAAGAATGTTATTATATTGCCAACTTTTCCTCTGGACTCTCGCTTTACTTTGGAGAGATCATTTCACAAGTGCAAGATGGAGTCCTTGAACTTAAACAGCATCAGGGCTCTtgtattttcttcttctcctgtTGTGTCAGTTGTGGCTAGGATATATGATTCAAGGCCTGGAAATCTCATTACAGTGCTGGAGACTCCTATGAAAAGAAATGAGGATTCTACATCTAGGGGGAACCTTTACATATGTCCATGGAACTTTAATGCCTTTGAAGATCCATCTCCTGATAGATTTTTGTTGCAAATAGAAGCAGTTGATATCGAAGGCAGATCAACTTTGACTGAACTAAGGCCATTTTCTGTTGGCGGTCTTCGTGCCAGGCTTTCATGGAATTGGAAAGAGTTTATGGTTATGGGTTGTCAGTGGGAGGCTTTATATTTCCCAATATTATGGTTATTCTATTTGTTAACTCTTCCCATCCTCGTCTTTCCAAAAGCTATCTTCGTATTTCTTAGGAAACAGTATACTTACAAGAGCTTAGTTGGAAACAGAAAACTGGTAACTTGTGTGGCATGGATTCTATCAGAGCTATACAATCTTCCTCTTGTATGGTTCTCaataattgtttatttgttttaccTCATATTATGTCCTTGGCTTTCTGGCCAAGTTTTCACCGAAGGAGGAGAAAGGGGATACATGACCTACAGGGGTTGGGTGCTGAGATTCAATGAAAGGGAAAAGCTAGACTTTCATGGATTTCCAGATATAATGGTGGTAGTTCTTCCTCATCTTTACTTTGTAGTGTTGCCTACAATAATTGTGATTGGAGCATTAGTGGCTGAGAGGGCAGTATTCCAAGATCATCTTCGAGCTCTTTCTGCAAAAAAGGAAGATGATTATTTGGTGAAGAATAATGTATCTGCACCGACTAGTGGAAGAAATAAGACTCTGACACTCCTCCATAGGCGGTGGATTAGGAAAATGCTCCTGTTAATTTCTTTGGCGATTTGTTGGAAGCATTTCTTG AACTGCAGAGCTCTTATCAAAGCTTATGTGATGAACCCATTTCTCCATTTCCCTGTCTATAGCATGTCAATTCCTCTCCTGTTAACTTATACTATCTACAAAACTAGCAGAGCTGAGTAG
- the LOC125844540 gene encoding AP2-like ethylene-responsive transcription factor AIL1 produces MASSMNNWLGFSLSPHEEVLTSQQSSHQECFDLMTSHHQHHDQSTVVLPSLNVVPHDNTPFGIFEAFNRNHHQSQDWNSHDTNYKTTSNMSMLMGNSCNSQHLENNQEPPKLENFLDIGEQKLQQVCNNNNNNNNNDYNIYCSTPNNISENNANNIIGISMIKNWLRNNPNSTTTTTTTPSLLQGDKKEGDVVGVTGGGCSGTNAQSLSLSMSTGGDGGGENSCSSENKQEIVNGNNGSTIDGQMSGAIVAPKKSIDTFGQRTSIYRGVTRHRWTGRYEAHLWDNSCRREGQTRKGRQVYLGGYDKEEKAARAYDLAALKYWGPTTTTNFPISNYEKELEEMKNMTRQEYVASLRRKSSGFSRGASIYRGVTRHHQHGRWQARIGRVAGNKDLYLGTFSTQEEAAGAYDIAAIKFRGLNAVTNFEINRYDVKSILESSTLPIGGAAKRLKDVEQAEIALNYQRASQENIGTTHLMNGSMSTYGAGHCWPNITLQQAQPLSAMHYNNPYNSQQRLWCKQEVQDHDLTSQNFQDFHSLQLGNAHNYLMGLDNSSSSSMEQNNVTYHQGVGYASNNNNHHGGGGFVLPQLNGSSYGGENDNEVKQLQLGTHENIFGNYYHSQPATSNDSIKVSNTLYDHQESTCNNNNWMSTDVPMALASRTSTMAVCHGAAPTFTMWNDS; encoded by the exons atggCTTCTTCAATGAACAATTGGCTTGGATTTTCACTTTCACCACATGAAGAAGTACTCACATCACAACAAAGTTCACATCAAGAATGTTTTGATCTAATGACTTCTCATCATCAACATCATGATCAATCAACAGTAGTACTTCCTTCTTTAAATGTTGTACCTCATGATAATACCCCTTTTGGTATTTTTGAAGCTTTCAATAGAAATCATCATCAATCACAAG aTTGGAACTCTCATGATACAAACTACAAGACTACATCAAATATGTCTATGTTAATGGGAAATTCATGCAATAGTCAACATCTTGAAAATAATCAAGAACCACCAAAGCTAGAGAACTTTCTTGATATTGGTGAACAAAAGCTTCAACAAGTCtgtaataacaataacaataacaataataacgaCTACAATATCTATTGTAGTACCCCTAATAATATTAGCGAAAATAACGCTAATAATATTATAGGGATTTCAATGATCAAGAATTGGTTGAGAAACAACCCTAACTCCACTACCACCACCACTACTACCCCGTCATTATTACAAGGTGATAAGAAGGAGGGTGATGTTGTGGGGGTAACCGGTGGTGGTTGTAGTGGTACTAATGCACAATCGTTGTCACTTTCTATGAGCACGGGTGGAGATGGAGGTGGAGAGAATAGTTGTTCGTCCGAAAACAAACAAGAGATTGTGAATGGAAATAATGGTAGTACTATTGATGGACAAATGAGTGGTGCAATTGTAGCACCAAAGAAATCTATTGATACTTTTGGCCAAAGAACTTCTATCTATCGCGGTGTTACAAG GCATAGGTGGACTGGGAGATATGAGGCACATTTGTGGGATAATAGTTGTAGAAGAGAGGGACAAACTAGAAAAGGAAGGCAAg TTTATTTGG gAGGAtatgataaagaagaaaaagcaGCTCGTGCTTATGATTTAGCTGCACTTAAGTATTGGGGTCCCACAACTACCACTAATTTCCCA ATTAGCAACTATGAGAAAGAgcttgaagaaatgaagaatatGACTAGGCAGGAATATGTTGCATCTTTAAGAAg GAAGAGCAGTGGTTTCTCTCGTGGTGCATCGATTTATCGAGGCGTTACAAG GCACCATCAGCACGGAAGATGGCAAGCAAGAATTGGTAGAGTTGCTGGAAACAAGGATCTTTATCTTGGCACCTTTA GTACACAAGAAGAAGCTGCTGGGGCTTATGACATTGCAGCAATCAAATTCCGTGGACTAAATGCCGTGaccaattttgaaattaatcGATACGACGTTAAAAGCATACTAGAAAGCAGCACGTTGCCCATCGGAGGGGCAGCTAAACGTCTCAAGGACGTTGAGCAAGCTGAAATCGCGTTGAATTATCAAAGAGCAAGTCAAGAAAATATCGGGACTACTCATCTCATGAATGGTTCAATGAGTACCTATGGCGCGGGACATTGTTGGCCTAACATCACTCTTCAACAAGCTCAACCTTTAAGCGCGATGCATTATAATAACCCTTATAATAGTCAACAAAGGTTGTGGTGCAAGCAGGAAGTACAAGATCATGATTTGACTagtcaaaattttcaagattttcatTCGCTTCAATTGGGAAACGCGCACAATTATCTAATGGGATTGGATAATTCTTCTTCATCGTCAATGGAACAAAATAATGTTACGTATCATCAAGGTGTTGGATATgcaagtaataataataatcatcatGGTGGTGGTGGATTTGTGTTGCCACAATTGAATGGATCATCATATGGTGGAGAGAATGATAATGAAGTGAAGCAATTACAACTTGGTACTCATGAGAACATATTTGGTAATTATTATCATTCACAACCAGCAACATCTAACGACTCTATCAAGGTCAGTAATACTCTATATGATCATCAAGAATCTACATGCAACAATAATAATTGGATGTCAACAGATGTTCCTATGGCTCTTGCTTCGAGGACTAGCACCATGGCGGTTTGCCACGGTGCAGCCCCCACTTTCACTATGTGGAATGATTCATAG